The Iamia majanohamensis genome window below encodes:
- a CDS encoding FG-GAP repeat domain-containing protein — protein MATPAVPAPLGHPGGPTRRRGRALATLAASGLVVAGLLVGGPAVAPAQDACPEPYAPLASVDQYSGSTATLPEVPGDDVVLDTAEVVAGAVGPLDSDGDGQPDEIGPRETVSDPATVTRGDGTLTFVRAGAVVSISGNAGDLDGDGRDEILVSVGASAGVGEVQSFVVPGTTGPGTHDPADVGIEAGDRVAPIPDRDGDGVVELLDVAVGFEGGFLVNGPTRVLSGAAVIAVGAPGDATDLPALVQAPGALLAFADLGGPLPVLITGEVVGPPGEETEGILHLADEGGDEAFTTDPYPFVVSYTSTFARPRLVVGDQGTFLALAQGERSAARAYLWRVDDPCGALPTGTAPTTEVPPASTPVTSPAAAPITADATFTG, from the coding sequence CCTGGCCGCCTCGGGCCTCGTCGTGGCCGGCCTCCTGGTGGGCGGGCCTGCCGTCGCCCCGGCCCAGGACGCATGCCCCGAGCCCTACGCCCCCCTGGCCAGCGTCGACCAGTACTCGGGCTCGACGGCCACGCTGCCGGAGGTGCCCGGCGACGACGTGGTCCTCGACACCGCCGAGGTGGTGGCGGGCGCGGTCGGCCCCCTCGACTCCGACGGCGACGGCCAGCCTGATGAGATCGGCCCTCGGGAGACGGTGTCGGACCCGGCCACCGTGACGCGAGGCGACGGGACGCTGACGTTCGTCCGCGCCGGTGCGGTCGTGTCGATCAGCGGCAACGCCGGCGACCTCGACGGTGACGGTCGGGACGAGATCCTCGTGTCGGTAGGGGCCTCCGCCGGCGTCGGGGAGGTGCAGTCGTTCGTGGTGCCCGGCACCACCGGTCCGGGGACCCACGACCCGGCCGACGTGGGCATCGAGGCCGGCGACAGGGTCGCCCCCATCCCGGACCGGGACGGCGACGGCGTCGTGGAGCTGCTCGACGTGGCCGTCGGGTTCGAGGGCGGGTTCCTCGTGAACGGACCGACCCGCGTCCTGTCGGGCGCGGCGGTGATCGCCGTCGGGGCCCCGGGCGACGCCACCGACCTCCCGGCCCTGGTCCAGGCACCGGGCGCGCTCCTCGCCTTCGCCGACCTGGGCGGGCCCCTCCCGGTGCTCATCACCGGCGAGGTCGTGGGCCCGCCGGGGGAGGAGACCGAGGGCATCCTCCACCTCGCCGACGAGGGCGGGGACGAGGCCTTCACCACCGACCCGTACCCCTTCGTCGTGAGCTACACCTCCACCTTCGCCCGGCCCCGGCTGGTGGTCGGCGACCAGGGCACCTTCCTGGCCCTGGCGCAGGGCGAGCGCTCGGCCGCCCGCGCCTACCTGTGGCGCGTCGACGACCCCTGTGGTGCCCTGCCGACGGGCACCGCCCCGACCACTGAGGTGCCCCCGGCGTCGACGCCCGTCACCTCGCCGGCCGCCGCACCCATCACCGCCGACGCCACCTTCACCGGCTGA